Proteins encoded together in one Apus apus isolate bApuApu2 chromosome Z, bApuApu2.pri.cur, whole genome shotgun sequence window:
- the IDNK gene encoding probable gluconokinase, with translation MVLVVVMGVSGSGKTTVGSRLAAKLGWTFYDADDYHSLENKKKMAEGIPLNDEDRIPWLCALHDILRRKDSSREDAILACSALKTMYRHILVSGASAMESRQPVQPEEAALKILFVHLDGPIDVIAGRLEKRRGHFMAPELLKSQFDTLEPPSAPENFITISPEKSLPEIVLEIERAIFQAEVFLE, from the exons atggtgctggtggtggtgatgggAGTGAGCGGCTCGGGGAA GACCACGGTTGGGTCGCGGCTGGCAGCGAAG cTGGGATGGACATTCTATGATGCAGATGATTATCATTCTCTCGAGAACAAAAAGAAGATGGCTGAGGGGATACCACTAAATGATGAG GACAGGATTCCCTGGCTTTGTGCATTGCATGATATACTAAGGAG aaaagacTCATCTAGAGAAGATGCAATTCTGGCCTGTTCTGCACTGAAGACGATGTATAGGCATATATTAGTGAGTGGTGCATCTGCCATGGAAAGCAGGCAGCCAGTGCAGCCAGAAGAAGCAGCACTTAAGATCCTCTTTGTTCATTTGGATGGGCCTATAGATGTCATTGCTGGccgcctggagaagaggagaggacaCTTTATGGCACCTGAACTTCTCAAGTCTCAGTTTGATACCCTGGAGCCTCCTAGTGCACCAGAAAACTTTATTACTATCAGTCCAGAAAAATCTCTCCCTGAAATAGTACTGGAGATCGAGCGTGCCATTTTTCAGGCTGAAGTTTTTCTTGAGTGA